ATGCCTACTAAGGTTTATTGAGGAGGGAAGTTTATGGAAGTTAAATGTAAAACTATAACACCAATTTTTATAGGTTGTGGAGATGAATATTCTCCTTTAGATTATTATATAGTAGGTAAAACGGCAAAAATCATTGATTTAGAAAAGGCTATGATGAGTTTAAAAAATATTGATGATATAAATTATTTATCTGAACTAATAAAATCATATATCTATAACAACAGATTAGAAGTTAATGTAAAAGACCTTTTAAAAGAAGTAGGTATTGACGCTGAGAAATATGTGATTAGAGAAGTTGAATGTGAAATTGAAGAGCATAGAAATATTAAAGTTAAAAAATTCATAAATCAAAATGGGTTTCCATACATTCCCGGAAGTTCAATAAAAGGGGCTATAAGAACGGCGTATATCTTTGATTACTATGATGATAAAAAAAGAATTTATGAACTTATAGATATTTTAAAAAGAAGAGATATCGAAATCTGGAAGAAAGGAGAGGCTGTTGTTAAAAATGCTATTTCAAAAAATATTCAGGATGATTTTTTTAAACATTTAATAGTTTCTGATAGTGAATGTTTAAATGGAAAATTTAAGTTTATTATGACAAAGAGATGGAATATTAAAAAGAGAAAACTTCAAGTTCCTACACCATTAGAGGCGTTTATGAATAACAATGAATTTAATTTAAGAATAATAATTAAAGATGAATTTATAAAAGAAATGTTTAAAAAAACTGAAAGGACTTACAAGGATATGGACGAAAAGAAAAAATTTGATGAATTAAAAAGAATGTGTAATAAATTAACTGAAACTGTTATTGATTTTGAATTAGAAAGAGAAAATAATGAAAATTTAAAAAAATTTTATAAAGATTTAAAAAATAAACTGAATAATAAAGAAATATATTTAAATGTTGGCTTTGGTGGAGGTTTTTTAACAAAAACGATTTATTTATTGTTATGGAAGTATGATAAAGGAAATAAATATCTAAATCTAATGAAAAAAATCTTTAGGAATGAAAAAAATAAGAATTTAAGGACATCTTGGAATAAAACCTATAAATATTATGATTTCCCAAAGACAAAAACCGTTTATGTTAAAGATGATGAGATAATTAGTCCATTAGGATGGATTAAAATAAATTATTGAGGTGGGTGTATTGACATTGCTAACTTTTTTAGGAACAGGAAATTATGATGAAGTAAAATATTACTATGGAGATAAAACAAATTATTTTAAATCAAAGTTTATTCAAGAAGCATTAATGAACATTTTTAATGAGAATAAAATGATAGTATTTGTAACGCCTCAAGCAATCGTTAATAAAAATTTTGAGGAACTCTTAGAAAAATTTCCAAACTTAAAAGCTGTTGAAATACCAGTCCCTAAATCAGAAGAAGAGTTTTGGAAATTATTTGAAATTATAATTGAAAGTGTTGGTGAAGGAGAAGAGATTATATTTGATATAACTCACTCATTTAGATCAATTCCATTTATTGGATTTTTAATAGCCCTATTTTTAAAAGAAGTAAAAAATGTTAAAATAAAAGGAGTTTATTATGGGGCATATGAACCTAATAAAGAGTATGCTCCAATAATTGATTTAACTCCAATGATTAACTTGGCTGAGTGGATTTATGCAGTTAAAGACCTAAAAAAATATGGTAGATCTGACAGTATTAAAGAATTTTTAGATAATTCAAGAGGTAAAAAGTTGGGTAGTCTTTTGGACAATATAAGTAAGTCAATCTATTACAATTTGTGTGGAATTACTATCTCAAAAGCATATGAATTAAATAGCCAAAAAGAAAAACTAAATAAAATTCTTCCACAGATAAAACCAATGGAATACATTAAAAATGATATATTTGAATTCACAAAATTTGGAATTAAGGATTTTGTTAATAAAAGTGACAATAGTATTAAAGCCAAATTGAATATAGAAATTTTAGAAAAACTATTCGAGTTAGCAAAATATCAAAAAGAGAAGCAACTTATACCTCAATTTTTCCAATCTATAAGAGAGTGGTTAATTGATATGTTAATTTATGAAGTTGGAAAGGATAATGAATATTTCTTGAACACATGGGTTGATGAAAATACAAGAAAATTTATAGAATATATCCTCTACAATATTAGCATTAACAAGGACAAAAGTGAATCTAAAATAGTTAAAATAATTGAAAATAGCTTAAATAATGATGAAAAAGAAAATAAAGAAATTGAAGAGTATCTAAAAGAACTAAAGGAAAATAATATAGAAATTAAAGATGTAGTTAGTAAATTAAAAAACACAATTGACAATTTCAAAGAAGAAAAAATTGACATAATAAAATTGCTAAATGATATAAGAAATATTCGTAACCCTATATCACATGCTGGAAGAAAAAAGAGTGTCAGTTACAAGAAATTAGATAAGATTGAAAATCTTGCAAACAATATTCTTAAAGAATGTGAGAAAATACTTTCATATATAAAAACTGTTGAAAAATAAATTATCTTTAACCAACATAGTTTAACAACATCTTACCTTTTTCACTGATTTTTATATATCTTGACCTACCTATTCTTTCAGGCTTTTCTATTAACTCCAACTCTAAAAGTTTTTCAACAACATTTTTATTGATCCATACTATATCATTTTGGCTTGTAGTTTTTTTAGATACTTTACTTTTATTTCTCCACTCAACAATTTTTTTTAAATCTTCTATATCATTACCAACAAGTTTCCTTAGTTTTATAACTAATTTTTTCATATTTTTAATACTTTGAGGGCTAACTTCTTTTTCATTCTTTCCTTCTACCACCATTACTAATTTTTTCACACTCTCATCATTATTTAAATCCACATTTAAAAACTCCTCTTTTGTTAAAATACTAAGTTCTTTTATTGTCAAACCTTTATCTCCTGCTCTACTAATAAATTTTAAAAATATTAACAATTCGTCTCTTGGCAAAGTTACTTCAAAAGGATAGATTAACTTAATTCCTCTAACTCCAAAACTCCTTGGAAGATAAGAACAATTATATTTGCTTAAATATTCTTTTTTTAATTCTTCTTTTTCATTTTCAGATAAATCATCAAACAATCTTTCAGGAACTACATAATATGGAATTATCTTCGAATTTTCTTTATTCAATATCATTGCACATGTTATTCCTGCAATACAACCAATTGTAGAGCCAGATGAAACATTAATGTAAAATTTAACATCTCCAAACTCTTTTCTTTCATATTTTATAATTGATTTTATTTTTTTAATAATATCTTCTAAATCAAATAAATCCG
This genomic stretch from Methanocaldococcus sp. harbors:
- the csm5 gene encoding type III-A CRISPR-associated RAMP protein Csm5, which codes for MEVKCKTITPIFIGCGDEYSPLDYYIVGKTAKIIDLEKAMMSLKNIDDINYLSELIKSYIYNNRLEVNVKDLLKEVGIDAEKYVIREVECEIEEHRNIKVKKFINQNGFPYIPGSSIKGAIRTAYIFDYYDDKKRIYELIDILKRRDIEIWKKGEAVVKNAISKNIQDDFFKHLIVSDSECLNGKFKFIMTKRWNIKKRKLQVPTPLEAFMNNNEFNLRIIIKDEFIKEMFKKTERTYKDMDEKKKFDELKRMCNKLTETVIDFELERENNENLKKFYKDLKNKLNNKEIYLNVGFGGGFLTKTIYLLLWKYDKGNKYLNLMKKIFRNEKNKNLRTSWNKTYKYYDFPKTKTVYVKDDEIISPLGWIKINY
- the csx2 gene encoding TIGR02221 family CRISPR-associated protein, whose protein sequence is MTLLTFLGTGNYDEVKYYYGDKTNYFKSKFIQEALMNIFNENKMIVFVTPQAIVNKNFEELLEKFPNLKAVEIPVPKSEEEFWKLFEIIIESVGEGEEIIFDITHSFRSIPFIGFLIALFLKEVKNVKIKGVYYGAYEPNKEYAPIIDLTPMINLAEWIYAVKDLKKYGRSDSIKEFLDNSRGKKLGSLLDNISKSIYYNLCGITISKAYELNSQKEKLNKILPQIKPMEYIKNDIFEFTKFGIKDFVNKSDNSIKAKLNIEILEKLFELAKYQKEKQLIPQFFQSIREWLIDMLIYEVGKDNEYFLNTWVDENTRKFIEYILYNISINKDKSESKIVKIIENSLNNDEKENKEIEEYLKELKENNIEIKDVVSKLKNTIDNFKEEKIDIIKLLNDIRNIRNPISHAGRKKSVSYKKLDKIENLANNILKECEKILSYIKTVEK
- a CDS encoding DUF6293 family protein yields the protein MINDIEKIRGGVHIAVQGYEVDRITEIPIMRRAEKVYLICMPENIDSERGKAFKNVIIKKFEENRINYEIVEADLFDLEDIIKKIKSIIKYERKEFGDVKFYINVSSGSTIGCIAGITCAMILNKENSKIIPYYVVPERLFDDLSENEKEELKKEYLSKYNCSYLPRSFGVRGIKLIYPFEVTLPRDELLIFLKFISRAGDKGLTIKELSILTKEEFLNVDLNNDESVKKLVMVVEGKNEKEVSPQSIKNMKKLVIKLRKLVGNDIEDLKKIVEWRNKSKVSKKTTSQNDIVWINKNVVEKLLELELIEKPERIGRSRYIKISEKGKMLLNYVG